The proteins below are encoded in one region of Clostridia bacterium:
- the rfbB gene encoding dTDP-glucose 4,6-dehydratase gives MKLFVTGGAGFIGSNFIRHVLGKDAGYSVVNYDKLTYAGNLQNLAACDVNPSYEFVRGDICDPNSVAAAMKCCDAVVHFAAESHVDRSIFDPGPVIETNVNGTSCLLNVARGLGVSRFLHVSTDEVYGDMPPGAVADERFPIVPSSPYSASKASSDLLVLSYVRTYGFPAIVTRASNNYGPYQFPEKFIPLMICNAMGHQRLPVYGDGLQQRDWLHVEDHCRGLLAVLERGETGEVYNIGGGQVRTNLWMLRELLKILNKPDDLLEHVTDRPGHDRRYALDSSKMLNDLGWQPTTDLEQGLRETVHWYASNKDWVASVRSGDYKKYYETYYVNRTATLRQFAQTAKADD, from the coding sequence ATGAAGCTATTTGTGACCGGCGGCGCCGGATTCATCGGGTCGAACTTCATACGGCATGTCCTCGGAAAAGATGCGGGCTACTCGGTTGTCAACTACGACAAGCTGACCTATGCCGGCAACCTGCAAAACCTCGCCGCGTGCGACGTTAACCCGAGTTATGAATTTGTCCGGGGCGATATTTGCGATCCGAACTCGGTCGCCGCAGCCATGAAGTGTTGCGATGCTGTCGTGCATTTCGCTGCTGAATCTCATGTTGATCGCAGCATCTTCGATCCGGGCCCGGTTATAGAGACCAATGTCAACGGCACATCCTGCCTGCTCAATGTGGCGCGCGGGCTCGGAGTAAGCAGGTTCCTTCATGTATCCACGGACGAAGTGTATGGAGATATGCCTCCTGGCGCTGTTGCCGACGAGCGCTTTCCCATAGTGCCCAGTAGCCCGTATTCGGCAAGCAAGGCAAGTTCGGACCTTCTTGTACTTTCGTATGTTAGGACGTATGGGTTCCCGGCAATCGTTACACGAGCTTCCAACAATTACGGCCCGTACCAATTCCCGGAGAAGTTCATTCCCCTGATGATCTGCAATGCAATGGGGCATCAGAGGCTACCGGTCTACGGAGACGGCTTGCAACAACGCGACTGGTTACACGTTGAAGATCACTGCCGTGGTCTGCTTGCAGTTCTCGAACGTGGGGAAACCGGGGAGGTCTACAACATCGGCGGTGGGCAGGTGCGCACGAACTTATGGATGCTGCGCGAGTTGCTGAAAATTCTTAACAAGCCGGATGATTTGTTGGAGCACGTTACGGATAGGCCTGGCCACGACCGCCGTTATGCGCTGGATAGCTCGAAGATGCTTAACGACCTTGGCTGGCAGCCGACGACCGACCTGGAGCAGGGCCTTCGTGAGACGGTGCACTGGTATGCCAGCAACAAAGACTGGGTGGCCTCTGTCCGCAGTGGCGATTATAAGAAGTACTACGAAACCTATTACGTGAACAGGACGGCGACCCTGAGGCAGTTTGCGCAGACCGCCAAAGCCGACGACTAA
- a CDS encoding sugar phosphate nucleotidyltransferase, with translation MKGVVLAGGTGSRLFPLTKITNKHLLPIYDKPMIFYPIQTLVNAGIKEIMVVTGGRNAGDFLRLLGNGRDFGLKRLHYSYQDGEGGIAEALSLAEDFADGEPICVVLGDNLIENNICGAVASYSQQERGAKILLKQVPDPQRFGVPELRGSSVVRIEEKPSSPPSDYAVIGIYLYDSTVFQKIKRLKPSGRGELEITDVNNFYIEDDALSYDILDGWWTDAGTFDSLLKASNLVAQSGANKLPQETHAVAGAGR, from the coding sequence ATGAAAGGCGTAGTTCTGGCCGGCGGGACCGGGAGTCGTCTTTTTCCGCTGACGAAGATCACGAACAAGCACCTGCTGCCTATATACGACAAGCCGATGATTTTCTATCCAATCCAGACGTTGGTGAACGCTGGCATCAAGGAAATCATGGTAGTCACAGGCGGAAGAAACGCGGGCGATTTCCTGCGCTTACTGGGTAACGGACGCGATTTCGGGCTGAAGCGCCTGCACTACAGCTACCAGGATGGCGAAGGCGGTATTGCAGAGGCTTTATCTCTCGCGGAAGACTTCGCCGATGGCGAACCCATCTGTGTCGTACTTGGGGACAACTTGATTGAGAACAACATCTGCGGTGCCGTGGCCAGCTATTCTCAGCAGGAGCGAGGCGCCAAAATTCTGCTGAAACAGGTTCCGGACCCGCAGCGCTTCGGAGTGCCGGAGCTACGGGGCAGCAGCGTCGTACGCATTGAGGAAAAGCCGTCCTCTCCTCCGTCGGACTATGCCGTGATTGGTATCTATCTCTATGATTCCACGGTCTTCCAGAAGATCAAGCGCCTAAAGCCATCGGGCCGCGGCGAACTGGAAATCACCGATGTAAACAATTTCTACATCGAGGATGATGCGCTTTCGTATGACATTCTCGATGGCTGGTGGACCGATGCTGGGACATTTGATTCGCTGCTAAAAGCCTCGAATCTGGTTGCCCAGAGCGGAGCAAACAAGTTGCCGCAGGAAACGCACGCCGTCGCAGGAGCGGGACGATGA
- a CDS encoding glycosyltransferase family 4 protein yields the protein MRILYILPFVPWPVRVRSYNLIPRLAREHSIDLVCLATSAQDMGRLDEVRKYCASVRVCGHNKFGALARTAISLPTRRPLREAFFQSSAMRREVGDAIAQNQPDVIYVERWRALQYVPQECRVPIVCDPTDSMTLYNRRLMSAGCWWERIIGTEEYLKFRSFEPKLARRVASAVFCSNVDKESVQALAPDASCVQVANGVDCDRFYRKSEGEEDPETIFFSGAFGYRPNRHAVRYFIQHVYPLIRQERSNVRLVLVGNQASRFLLKEHRGTPGLQITDFVPELRPALASATVSIAPIVVGAGVSNKILEAFAVGTPMVATQMACGDLPVRHGEHLLLASTPREFADNTLALLSNRELRESLANAGRKLVEEQYDWEIVARHMESVLMQCAGVDTSIAAVASR from the coding sequence ATGCGCATTCTCTACATCCTTCCTTTTGTGCCGTGGCCGGTTCGTGTCAGGTCCTACAACCTGATTCCGCGACTGGCACGCGAGCACTCGATTGATCTCGTATGCCTGGCCACGTCTGCGCAAGACATGGGCAGGCTTGATGAGGTGCGCAAATATTGCGCCAGCGTTCGTGTTTGTGGACACAATAAGTTCGGAGCCCTCGCACGTACGGCCATTTCGCTGCCGACAAGACGGCCGCTTCGGGAAGCATTTTTCCAATCGTCTGCGATGCGGCGGGAGGTTGGGGACGCAATCGCGCAGAATCAGCCAGACGTGATTTACGTCGAGCGCTGGCGGGCGCTGCAGTATGTACCGCAGGAGTGTCGCGTCCCGATCGTTTGCGATCCGACGGATTCGATGACGCTCTATAACCGTCGGCTGATGTCGGCAGGATGCTGGTGGGAGCGCATCATCGGCACGGAAGAGTATTTGAAGTTCCGCAGCTTCGAACCGAAGTTGGCGCGTCGCGTGGCTTCTGCTGTGTTCTGCTCCAACGTTGACAAGGAATCCGTCCAGGCGCTCGCGCCGGATGCCAGTTGCGTGCAAGTAGCCAACGGCGTCGATTGCGACCGCTTCTACCGGAAGTCCGAGGGCGAAGAGGACCCGGAAACAATCTTCTTTTCGGGCGCTTTTGGATACCGTCCTAACCGCCACGCCGTTCGCTACTTCATCCAGCACGTGTACCCGCTAATTCGGCAGGAGAGGTCGAACGTGCGGCTGGTTCTTGTGGGAAACCAGGCAAGCCGTTTCCTCTTGAAGGAACATCGTGGCACTCCGGGTCTCCAGATTACGGACTTTGTTCCGGAACTGCGCCCAGCGCTTGCAAGTGCGACTGTCTCAATAGCGCCCATTGTTGTAGGTGCGGGAGTCAGCAACAAGATACTGGAGGCATTCGCTGTCGGCACGCCGATGGTGGCGACGCAGATGGCTTGCGGTGATTTGCCGGTCAGGCATGGTGAGCATCTGCTGCTTGCCAGCACTCCGCGGGAGTTTGCCGACAATACCCTCGCGCTGCTGAGTAACCGCGAACTGAGGGAGTCGCTCGCGAATGCCGGGCGCAAGCTGGTTGAGGAGCAATACGATTGGGAGATCGTCGCCCGTCACATGGAATCGGTTCTAATGCAGTGCGCTGGCGTAGATACGTCGATCGCAGCGGTGGCCAGCCGTTAA
- a CDS encoding TylF/MycF/NovP-related O-methyltransferase, with protein MKVLTRFYPHMRFPTYNDKACKAVSSNGDPVRFSTIALALKRIDTDEVPGEIAEVGVWRGDTSRFIRTCTNRELHLFDTFEGFPKDQLSECEIMHAGDSKRFRDTSALRLRSSLPDAIIHPGTVPETLADVSGTTFAFVLLDLDIYEPTAAALEFFYPRISRGGYLMVHDYNSPESNYAMKRALDPFLQDKPEHLVEIPDLWGSVLLRKVTACQREIGTNQ; from the coding sequence ATGAAAGTTCTTACCCGCTTCTACCCACATATGAGGTTTCCTACGTACAACGACAAGGCATGCAAGGCCGTGTCGTCGAACGGGGATCCCGTGCGCTTCTCAACAATAGCGCTCGCACTGAAGCGTATCGACACGGATGAAGTTCCGGGCGAAATTGCAGAGGTTGGCGTGTGGCGCGGCGATACAAGTCGGTTTATCCGCACTTGCACTAATCGAGAACTTCACCTGTTCGACACCTTTGAAGGGTTCCCGAAAGATCAGCTCTCGGAATGTGAAATCATGCACGCCGGTGACTCGAAGCGGTTTCGTGATACGAGCGCACTTCGACTACGGAGTAGTTTGCCGGATGCGATCATTCATCCGGGCACCGTCCCAGAGACGCTGGCCGACGTCAGCGGAACTACGTTCGCGTTCGTGCTGCTTGACCTTGATATCTACGAGCCTACCGCAGCTGCTCTGGAGTTCTTCTATCCGCGCATCTCCCGTGGTGGGTACCTGATGGTTCACGACTACAACTCTCCGGAATCGAACTACGCAATGAAACGGGCGCTGGACCCCTTCCTTCAGGACAAACCGGAGCACCTCGTTGAGATACCCGATCTGTGGGGCAGTGTCCTTCTTCGCAAGGTCACAGCGTGCCAACGCGAGATTGGAACGAATCAGTAG
- a CDS encoding GNVR domain-containing protein, producing MESTVFDASQERQAPNEGAVNNGGSDPREREMSYIRLLWRRRRTLYRAATYGLLASVVISLCIPNWYRAQTQLMPPDGASSNPLAMLSAFSGGSPAMGGLASSLFGIKNTGDLFVGILHSRTVRDGLINKFDLRKIYRTKYYETARKKLGQKTEISEDRKSGIITISVTDKDPKRAAEMAQEYVAQLDRSVAQLSTSSAHRERVFLDERLRAVKQELDIAAKDLSQFSSKNTTIDIKEQGRAMVEAAALLQGQLMAAQTELSGLEAIYTPNNIRVRSVQARIAELKKQVEKLRGSDASLAGPDASGSYPSIRSLPIIGVTYVDLLRRTKIQEAVFETLTKEYELAKVQEAKEIPTVKVLDAAVVPEKKSGPPRTILVLVGTALCFMCASLWVLAGERWARMADDDSRKVLLREAGSAVRPLLARFGSRKLVVTQEK from the coding sequence ATGGAAAGCACTGTATTTGACGCTAGCCAGGAGAGACAAGCGCCGAACGAGGGCGCGGTGAACAATGGCGGCTCGGATCCCCGAGAACGAGAGATGAGCTACATACGGCTGCTGTGGCGACGCCGGCGAACACTGTATCGTGCTGCCACATACGGGCTCCTCGCGTCCGTTGTCATTTCTCTGTGTATTCCAAATTGGTATCGTGCGCAGACTCAGTTGATGCCGCCGGACGGTGCCTCCTCGAATCCTCTGGCGATGCTGTCTGCCTTTTCGGGAGGCAGCCCAGCCATGGGAGGACTTGCCAGCAGTCTTTTCGGAATCAAGAATACGGGCGATCTCTTTGTGGGTATTCTGCACAGTCGCACTGTCCGGGATGGACTGATCAACAAATTCGATTTACGAAAAATTTATCGAACTAAGTATTACGAGACCGCACGAAAAAAACTCGGGCAGAAAACCGAGATTTCGGAAGACAGAAAGAGCGGAATCATCACGATCAGCGTAACCGACAAGGACCCCAAGCGAGCGGCTGAGATGGCACAAGAATACGTTGCGCAACTGGATCGCTCTGTCGCCCAACTGAGCACCTCGTCGGCGCACCGGGAACGCGTTTTCCTCGATGAACGGCTGCGAGCGGTAAAGCAGGAGTTGGATATAGCGGCTAAAGACCTGAGCCAGTTTTCGAGTAAGAATACGACCATCGACATCAAAGAGCAGGGGCGCGCGATGGTCGAGGCGGCAGCCTTGCTGCAAGGGCAACTCATGGCTGCCCAAACTGAACTCAGCGGGCTGGAAGCCATTTACACACCGAACAATATACGCGTCCGATCTGTTCAGGCGAGAATCGCAGAGTTAAAGAAACAAGTTGAGAAGTTGCGCGGCTCTGATGCGAGCCTCGCGGGTCCCGACGCCTCCGGTTCATACCCGTCCATTCGCAGCCTTCCCATCATTGGCGTGACCTATGTTGATCTCCTTCGCCGAACGAAAATTCAGGAGGCGGTGTTCGAAACCCTGACGAAAGAGTACGAACTGGCGAAGGTACAAGAAGCAAAAGAAATCCCAACTGTGAAGGTTCTGGATGCCGCCGTTGTTCCCGAAAAAAAATCCGGCCCACCTCGAACCATTCTCGTCCTTGTAGGAACGGCACTCTGCTTCATGTGCGCATCGCTTTGGGTTCTTGCGGGAGAACGATGGGCTCGCATGGCGGATGACGACTCTCGAAAAGTATTGTTACGAGAGGCAGGCAGCGCAGTCCGTCCACTTCTGGCTCGCTTCGGTAGCCGCAAGCTTGTCGTCACACAAGAGAAGTAA
- a CDS encoding O-antigen ligase family protein, translated as MANIAQPRPADIRRPWWPLPLLLFSLLLGGTNVALSERAPVILVFDVVMLALVCVLSVEMVFGQYWPDLTDTTFLSIAVVCLLAHMMSSFANPNDIFKSLVSTKVFAFGILVYVLAFLPGYERKILSTLVLFGGVTGLMLLYGFVSGWSAVFEGEDTARALKNLVELPMGQHNYIAAILVFLFPIGAGQAKRERGARRWIAGVACAFMLLGLFIAMSRGAFLALIASAVLSLPLMLRAGLKFKHIAIVVVVLAAVLLLLPDEMVSANTVLLMERINQPDFDRFDIYRLAWNAFLENPLLGVGPGQIVNLTAALSIDSIRLTAHNFVLNSLSELGLVGAIPYFALVGLVVVRTYRLAARTLTAVPLGLWVGLLATMLANIVDVPFAGQHYLALFCTIAALVKLLSRDFQGEAITPQAEAKGTV; from the coding sequence ATGGCGAATATTGCACAACCACGGCCAGCCGACATCCGCCGCCCCTGGTGGCCGCTACCACTGCTCCTGTTTTCGCTACTGTTGGGCGGTACCAATGTCGCGTTGTCGGAGCGCGCCCCTGTCATTCTTGTTTTTGACGTCGTCATGCTGGCGCTCGTGTGCGTGCTGAGTGTCGAGATGGTGTTTGGGCAGTACTGGCCCGACCTTACGGATACAACGTTTCTTAGCATTGCCGTAGTTTGCCTGCTTGCGCATATGATGTCGTCTTTCGCGAACCCAAACGACATCTTCAAAAGCCTGGTCTCAACGAAAGTCTTCGCCTTTGGAATACTCGTTTATGTTCTTGCATTTCTGCCCGGTTATGAGCGGAAAATTCTTTCTACTCTGGTGCTCTTCGGCGGCGTGACAGGACTAATGCTGCTTTATGGCTTTGTCTCTGGATGGAGTGCTGTCTTCGAAGGAGAAGATACGGCGCGTGCGCTCAAGAACCTCGTTGAGCTTCCTATGGGCCAGCACAACTACATCGCCGCAATACTTGTGTTTCTTTTTCCTATTGGGGCAGGTCAGGCCAAGAGAGAGCGTGGCGCGAGGCGGTGGATCGCAGGTGTTGCCTGCGCCTTTATGCTGCTTGGGCTGTTCATTGCCATGTCAAGAGGCGCGTTTCTCGCGCTGATCGCATCAGCGGTGCTGTCATTGCCTTTGATGTTGCGGGCCGGCCTCAAGTTCAAGCACATCGCAATTGTTGTGGTTGTTCTTGCCGCGGTTCTGCTGTTATTACCAGACGAAATGGTATCGGCAAACACCGTTCTGTTGATGGAACGAATCAATCAGCCCGATTTTGATCGTTTTGACATCTACCGCCTAGCTTGGAATGCTTTCCTCGAGAACCCGTTGCTGGGGGTCGGCCCAGGACAGATTGTCAATTTAACGGCTGCGCTCAGTATCGATAGCATTCGACTTACAGCACACAACTTCGTTTTGAATTCGCTCTCAGAGCTCGGACTTGTTGGCGCCATACCCTATTTCGCTCTCGTGGGACTGGTCGTCGTCAGAACATATCGGTTGGCTGCAAGAACGCTGACCGCAGTACCGTTGGGGCTGTGGGTCGGCTTGCTGGCCACCATGCTTGCAAATATCGTGGATGTTCCGTTTGCAGGCCAGCACTACCTTGCATTGTTTTGCACAATAGCCGCTCTCGTGAAGTTGCTTTCGCGCGACTTCCAGGGCGAAGCCATAACGCCCCAGGCCGAAGCAAAGGGAACCGTTTAG
- a CDS encoding HAD family hydrolase: MRIAIFLDRDGVLNRKAPEGQYVRRWDEIELLSGSLEAVAQLTRAEYEIFIVTNQRGIARGLVSRQDVEDIHHRVSEAVRQAGGRISAVYCCPHDYADACECRKPKPGMLHRAASEFGIDLRGSWMVGDSECDIEAGRVAGCRTALVSIHPNGFSADLVGPDLLSVAKQIIRFLAKS; encoded by the coding sequence TTGCGAATAGCGATATTTCTTGACCGCGATGGCGTGCTGAATCGTAAGGCGCCGGAAGGACAGTATGTTCGACGCTGGGATGAAATCGAACTCCTTTCTGGATCGCTCGAAGCGGTTGCACAATTGACGCGCGCTGAATACGAAATCTTCATCGTTACAAACCAGCGGGGAATCGCGCGTGGTCTCGTGTCGCGGCAAGATGTTGAGGACATTCATCATCGCGTATCTGAAGCGGTCCGCCAGGCCGGCGGACGTATCTCCGCCGTTTACTGCTGTCCACACGATTACGCAGATGCCTGCGAATGCCGCAAACCGAAGCCCGGCATGCTGCACAGGGCAGCATCTGAGTTCGGGATCGATCTGCGCGGATCATGGATGGTGGGCGACAGCGAGTGTGATATCGAAGCAGGCCGAGTAGCCGGTTGCCGCACCGCTCTGGTGAGCATCCATCCGAATGGCTTTAGCGCGGATCTGGTTGGGCCTGATCTTCTGAGTGTTGCTAAGCAGATCATTCGTTTTCTCGCAAAATCCTAA
- a CDS encoding glycosyltransferase encodes MRLLFVTHFLPYPPNDGGRIGYFNPIKYLSRKHEIVLVSFAEADDADNIRALRDYCADVRTIGAPKGNRYSRLVKGLFTDPPGSAGTYFDPRMGELIRASVRDFDTDLVELQHLNTAAYLPYAAGVPVILREHNVEYKVWERHGQHARSIMERMFVRLCTPRIRHYEARMAGKFARCITVSKADERYLREIAPGANTLTIPSGVDTEYFAPATNVAEEPCTMVLTGSFEWKPKQHNLRVLATEIFPRIKAKLPEAKLYIVGKGVPESLRREVEANGAVVTGPVPDVRPYVHSATLVLNYLESGGGIALKVLEAMAMRKPVLSNALGCEGIDVSAGKDAFIADGVQEFADAAVLLLGNRGLREELANSGYEMVKRKYAWTHLAGVFVQCYQSVLGQAVNAHSMGE; translated from the coding sequence ATGCGCCTTCTATTCGTAACGCATTTCCTGCCGTATCCGCCGAACGATGGTGGACGGATCGGGTATTTCAACCCGATCAAATATCTGTCGCGCAAACATGAGATCGTGCTGGTGTCATTCGCCGAAGCAGACGACGCGGACAACATACGAGCTCTGCGAGATTACTGCGCTGACGTTCGGACCATAGGGGCTCCAAAAGGAAATCGCTACTCGCGACTGGTGAAGGGCCTCTTCACAGACCCGCCCGGAAGTGCCGGAACCTATTTCGATCCGCGCATGGGCGAACTCATACGTGCGTCGGTGCGCGATTTCGATACCGATTTGGTCGAGTTGCAACACCTGAACACTGCGGCCTATCTGCCATACGCGGCTGGAGTGCCGGTGATCCTGCGCGAGCACAATGTGGAATACAAAGTCTGGGAGCGGCACGGCCAGCACGCCCGCAGCATTATGGAAAGAATGTTCGTGCGGCTCTGCACGCCACGGATTCGCCACTATGAGGCGCGCATGGCTGGAAAGTTTGCACGATGCATCACGGTTAGCAAGGCGGACGAACGCTATCTGCGCGAGATTGCTCCTGGCGCGAACACGCTGACGATACCGTCGGGTGTTGACACGGAGTACTTTGCACCGGCGACGAACGTAGCGGAAGAGCCATGCACGATGGTCCTGACAGGCAGCTTCGAGTGGAAGCCGAAGCAGCACAATCTTAGAGTGCTTGCAACCGAGATATTTCCTCGCATCAAGGCGAAGCTGCCGGAAGCGAAACTGTACATAGTGGGCAAGGGAGTTCCCGAGAGCTTGAGGCGGGAGGTTGAGGCAAATGGCGCGGTCGTAACCGGACCTGTGCCGGATGTCCGGCCTTATGTGCACAGCGCGACCTTGGTGCTGAATTACCTCGAGAGCGGCGGTGGAATTGCGCTGAAGGTGCTTGAGGCTATGGCGATGCGCAAGCCCGTGCTCTCGAACGCGCTGGGCTGCGAGGGAATCGATGTCTCCGCCGGCAAGGATGCTTTCATTGCTGACGGCGTACAGGAGTTTGCCGACGCCGCAGTGTTGCTGCTCGGCAATCGCGGTCTGCGCGAAGAACTAGCGAATTCTGGTTATGAGATGGTCAAGCGCAAGTATGCGTGGACTCACCTCGCTGGTGTCTTCGTGCAGTGCTACCAGTCGGTGCTGGGGCAGGCGGTAAATGCCCACAGTATGGGCGAGTGA
- a CDS encoding nucleotidyltransferase family protein: protein MNDTPAVILAGGLGTRLRSVYHSGPKSMAPVGGRPFLEYLLMQLKNCGVREVILCVGFKRSYIQRWAGKGRRWGLDLHYSVEGEPKGTAGALSLAADKIGKRSFLLLNGDSIVDCDIATMVSAHRQRRALVTMALPAVSHSGRYGSVRLDNDGCVRAFVEKQARGDADVTQSSLINGGVYVFEPEVLDLIPQGRQVSLEKEILPSLVGDRFLGFKTTGYFIDIGVPEDFTRAQSELREHFQS, encoded by the coding sequence ATGAATGACACGCCAGCAGTGATTTTGGCCGGTGGCCTGGGGACGCGCCTTCGTTCCGTGTACCACTCTGGTCCAAAGAGCATGGCTCCCGTTGGGGGCCGCCCATTCCTCGAGTACCTGCTCATGCAGTTGAAGAACTGCGGCGTGCGAGAGGTCATCTTATGCGTCGGGTTCAAGCGCTCATATATTCAGCGCTGGGCAGGCAAAGGACGACGCTGGGGTTTGGACCTCCACTATTCTGTCGAAGGCGAACCGAAGGGAACTGCGGGAGCGCTGAGTCTAGCCGCGGACAAGATCGGCAAGCGATCATTTCTCTTGCTGAATGGCGACTCCATCGTTGATTGTGATATCGCGACGATGGTTTCAGCACACAGACAGAGGCGCGCTCTCGTGACCATGGCGCTCCCGGCGGTTTCGCACAGTGGGCGCTACGGCTCCGTGCGACTTGATAATGACGGTTGCGTCCGCGCATTTGTAGAGAAGCAGGCACGCGGCGACGCTGATGTCACGCAAAGCTCGCTCATCAACGGCGGAGTTTATGTATTTGAGCCAGAGGTTCTAGATCTCATTCCGCAAGGCAGGCAGGTTTCGCTCGAAAAAGAGATACTTCCTTCGCTCGTCGGCGACCGTTTTCTCGGCTTCAAGACGACGGGCTACTTCATTGACATAGGCGTGCCGGAAGACTTTACAAGGGCCCAGTCGGAGCTCAGGGAGCACTTTCAGTCATGA
- a CDS encoding GHMP kinase — protein sequence MIIRAKAPLRVSFAGGGTDVPPYPQTHGGCVLNATIDNFAWGSLRSRPDGIIKIESVDLDLSMEFEVGQDLVFDGKLDLVKAALKRLGALNSHGFDIFLHCDAPPGSGLGSSSALMVALVGLVKEFKSLPLTNYEVAQLAYSIEREDLGIKGGLQDQYAAGFGGFNFIEFEKDRVIVNPLRITPDVCNELEHNLLLCYTGTTRRSDRIIEDQTSRFTEQQGDTVAALAAQKELAVTMKNALLRHQLNEMGDLLHSAWETKKKMSTRISNPHIDEMYEEARKHGALGGKITGAGGGGYMMFYCEFEKKHKVAEALRRMGATPTEFAFEPTGLQTWRVHEARSGA from the coding sequence ATGATCATTCGAGCCAAGGCACCACTCCGCGTCAGCTTTGCTGGCGGAGGAACGGATGTGCCGCCTTATCCCCAAACTCATGGCGGTTGCGTTTTGAACGCCACAATCGACAACTTCGCATGGGGAAGCCTTCGCAGCAGGCCCGATGGCATTATCAAAATCGAGTCCGTTGATCTTGATCTCTCGATGGAGTTCGAAGTCGGCCAGGATCTGGTTTTTGATGGAAAGCTTGATCTGGTCAAAGCCGCGCTGAAAAGATTAGGCGCACTTAACTCGCATGGTTTCGACATCTTCCTGCACTGCGATGCGCCGCCGGGCTCCGGCTTGGGCTCGTCGTCGGCGCTGATGGTCGCCCTAGTCGGATTAGTGAAGGAATTCAAGAGCCTTCCGCTCACGAACTACGAGGTGGCTCAACTTGCATACAGCATCGAGCGGGAAGACCTCGGCATTAAGGGCGGATTGCAGGATCAGTACGCGGCTGGTTTCGGCGGCTTCAACTTTATCGAATTCGAGAAGGATCGCGTTATCGTGAACCCGCTTCGGATCACGCCCGACGTTTGCAACGAACTCGAACACAACCTGCTCCTGTGTTACACGGGCACAACACGCCGTTCAGACCGCATCATTGAAGATCAGACCAGCCGTTTCACCGAACAGCAGGGAGATACGGTCGCAGCGCTCGCCGCTCAGAAAGAGCTGGCGGTGACGATGAAGAACGCGCTGCTGCGACACCAACTCAATGAAATGGGCGATCTGCTGCATAGCGCGTGGGAGACCAAGAAGAAGATGTCGACGCGCATCAGCAATCCACATATCGACGAAATGTACGAGGAAGCTCGGAAGCACGGTGCCCTCGGCGGAAAAATCACAGGTGCAGGCGGCGGCGGATACATGATGTTCTACTGCGAGTTTGAGAAGAAACACAAGGTCGCGGAAGCCTTGCGCAGAATGGGAGCCACTCCAACCGAGTTCGCGTTCGAGCCGACTGGACTGCAGACGTGGAGGGTGCATGAAGCCCGCAGCGGCGCATAA
- a CDS encoding D-sedoheptulose 7-phosphate isomerase: MKPAAAHNAVLAAKRIEESIAVKQLLLNDARFLQQVTEVGMLMADSLRKGGKVFFFGNGGSAADAQHLAAELTGRYLQERTALAGLALNANTSALTAIGNDYSFDHVFARQLQGLAVPGDVALGISTSGNSRNVLQAMRVAEEKGMLRIGFAGFDGGLLRSAVDYCLCIPSSDTPRIQEAHILTGHILCEIVESELFANSDIS, from the coding sequence ATGAAGCCCGCAGCGGCGCATAATGCGGTCCTGGCAGCGAAACGAATCGAAGAAAGCATCGCCGTCAAGCAATTGCTTTTGAACGATGCTCGATTCCTGCAACAGGTTACTGAAGTCGGCATGCTCATGGCCGACTCTCTCCGAAAAGGCGGGAAAGTCTTCTTCTTCGGTAACGGCGGCAGCGCGGCCGATGCACAGCATCTCGCGGCAGAGCTGACCGGGCGGTACCTGCAGGAGCGCACGGCCTTGGCTGGCCTTGCGTTGAATGCGAACACCTCGGCACTGACGGCGATCGGGAACGACTATTCCTTTGACCACGTTTTTGCGCGCCAGTTGCAGGGATTGGCGGTGCCGGGCGATGTTGCTCTCGGTATCAGCACAAGCGGGAACTCGCGCAATGTGCTCCAGGCCATGCGGGTTGCCGAGGAGAAGGGGATGCTCCGGATTGGGTTCGCCGGGTTCGACGGCGGACTGCTTCGTTCCGCTGTCGACTACTGTCTCTGTATCCCTTCCAGCGACACGCCCCGAATTCAGGAGGCTCACATCCTTACCGGTCACATCCTTTGCGAAATTGTGGAAAGCGAGCTCTTTGCGAATAGCGATATTTCTTGA